A single region of the Pseudorhodoplanes sp. genome encodes:
- a CDS encoding FAD-binding oxidoreductase, with protein MSNPDIAIYGSSLFAATAALPPPRAPLTVDADVDVCVIGGGLAGLTVAREIARRGWSVIVLEASRIAWNASSRNTGFVLPGFAQAPGRIVERVGIEHARALWALSKAGLDYVRQTIEENDIPVQASDGWLHVSKIDRAKTVQSEWALLRDLGAEVDILATEQVRTLLKTPYYFQAIGYRDAFNIQPLNYALMLAKLAEDAGARICENTPALSIDPAGVRKRVATSQARVRAAHIVLAGNAHLGSVMPDIAQTILPVRTYVITTKPLDPDKLAEAIAWRGSVSDTDWADNHYRVVEDRLVWSGRMATWNADPWRFAKGLRRDIRRVFPQLGDVEIEYAWTGTLGNAVHRMPQIGEVTNAVWLASGFGGHGLNTTAMAGNMIARAIVEGDTAWRLFLPFELIWAGGALGRTFAQIFYWTRRTQERLAARASRKAERERQHDVKKVARPVEKKNKPAAGDLRQRVRDNRAEQAARKRPQPRKPVRNGRPNGPSDKT; from the coding sequence ATGAGCAATCCGGACATTGCGATCTACGGATCGAGCCTGTTCGCAGCGACGGCGGCTTTGCCGCCGCCGCGGGCGCCGTTGACTGTGGATGCCGATGTCGATGTCTGCGTGATCGGAGGCGGACTTGCCGGTCTGACGGTGGCGCGAGAGATCGCGCGTCGCGGATGGTCGGTGATCGTGCTGGAGGCGAGTCGCATTGCCTGGAACGCCTCCAGCCGCAATACAGGTTTCGTCCTGCCGGGATTTGCGCAAGCGCCGGGACGCATTGTCGAGCGTGTCGGGATCGAGCATGCGCGCGCTCTTTGGGCGCTGTCGAAGGCCGGTCTCGATTACGTGCGGCAGACAATCGAGGAAAACGACATCCCCGTCCAGGCCAGCGACGGCTGGCTCCATGTTTCAAAAATCGACCGTGCGAAAACCGTGCAGTCGGAATGGGCATTGCTTCGCGACCTCGGCGCCGAGGTCGACATTCTGGCGACTGAGCAAGTGCGTACCTTGCTGAAGACGCCGTATTATTTCCAGGCGATCGGATATCGGGACGCGTTCAACATTCAGCCGCTCAATTATGCGCTCATGCTGGCCAAGCTTGCCGAAGACGCAGGCGCGCGCATATGCGAGAACACACCCGCCTTGTCGATCGATCCTGCCGGCGTACGCAAGCGGGTCGCGACGTCGCAGGCGCGCGTTCGCGCCGCGCATATCGTGCTCGCCGGCAATGCGCATCTTGGCTCTGTGATGCCGGACATCGCGCAGACCATTCTGCCGGTGCGCACTTATGTGATCACAACCAAGCCGCTGGATCCGGACAAGCTGGCAGAGGCCATAGCCTGGCGCGGCTCGGTGTCGGACACCGACTGGGCCGACAATCATTACCGCGTCGTGGAGGACCGGCTGGTCTGGTCCGGCCGCATGGCGACATGGAATGCCGACCCCTGGCGCTTTGCCAAGGGATTGCGGCGCGACATCCGGCGTGTCTTTCCACAGCTTGGTGATGTCGAGATCGAGTATGCCTGGACCGGCACGCTCGGGAACGCTGTGCATCGCATGCCTCAGATTGGCGAGGTCACCAATGCGGTCTGGCTTGCCAGCGGTTTCGGCGGACATGGACTGAACACGACAGCGATGGCCGGCAACATGATCGCGCGCGCCATTGTCGAGGGCGATACCGCTTGGCGGCTGTTCCTGCCGTTCGAATTGATCTGGGCCGGCGGCGCGCTGGGGCGCACGTTCGCACAGATTTTCTATTGGACCCGCAGGACGCAGGAACGCCTCGCGGCGCGCGCCTCGCGCAAGGCCGAACGGGAACGTCAGCACGACGTAAAGAAGGTCGCGCGTCCTGTCGAGAAAAAGAACAAGCCCGCTGCCGGCGATCTGCGCCAGCGGGTGCGGGACAATCGCGCCGAACAGGCCGCACGCAAAAGACCGCAGCCGCGCAAACCTGTGCGGAACGGGCGGCCTAACGGGCCCTCTGACAAGACATGA
- a CDS encoding ATP-dependent RecD-like DNA helicase, with the protein MPSFPPQQDTALKAVSAWLNDKPGVSAPQTFRLFGYAGTGKTTLARHIADEADGKVLFAAFTGKAAQVMRQKGCYNASTIHSLIYKPRDLMDEVPSFELWDDAPASKAKLIIIDECSMVDAELGRDLLSFGVPLLVLGDPAQLPPIQGGGFFTNAEPDAMLTEVHRQAKDDPIVRLSMDIREGRALAPGNYGETHVVTKSALDPQRVIDAEQVLVGRNNTRRAYNLRLRERRGIEDPLPVSGDRLVCLRNNRKKGLFNGGLWTVRERGGRKTGLMTMRLRPEGSVGTRGIKVTVRPECFLGGIEDFEWSQRKPYDEFDYGYVLTVHKAQGSQWDDVVLFDESFAFQDSRTQWLYTGITRAAKKLTLVLA; encoded by the coding sequence ATGCCCAGCTTCCCTCCGCAACAGGACACCGCGCTGAAAGCCGTCTCCGCCTGGCTGAATGACAAGCCGGGAGTGAGCGCGCCGCAGACCTTTCGCCTTTTCGGCTATGCCGGCACCGGCAAGACCACACTGGCGCGCCACATCGCCGACGAAGCCGACGGCAAGGTGCTGTTCGCCGCCTTCACCGGCAAGGCGGCGCAGGTGATGCGGCAGAAGGGCTGCTACAACGCCTCCACCATCCACAGCCTCATCTACAAGCCGCGCGATCTGATGGACGAAGTTCCAAGCTTCGAATTGTGGGACGATGCCCCCGCCTCGAAAGCGAAGCTCATCATCATCGACGAATGTTCGATGGTGGATGCCGAACTCGGGCGCGATCTGCTCTCCTTCGGGGTGCCGCTCTTGGTGCTCGGCGATCCGGCGCAGTTGCCGCCGATCCAGGGCGGCGGTTTCTTCACCAACGCCGAGCCTGACGCCATGCTGACCGAGGTGCACCGGCAGGCGAAGGACGATCCGATCGTGCGGCTCTCCATGGATATCCGCGAAGGCCGCGCGCTCGCGCCCGGCAACTATGGCGAGACACATGTTGTGACGAAGAGTGCGCTCGATCCGCAGCGCGTGATCGACGCCGAGCAGGTGCTGGTCGGACGCAACAACACGCGGCGCGCCTACAACCTGCGCCTGCGAGAGCGGCGCGGCATTGAAGACCCCTTGCCCGTCTCCGGCGATCGCCTCGTGTGTCTGCGCAACAACCGCAAGAAGGGCTTGTTCAATGGCGGGCTGTGGACCGTGCGCGAGCGCGGTGGACGCAAGACCGGGCTGATGACGATGCGGCTGCGGCCCGAGGGCTCGGTCGGCACGCGCGGTATCAAGGTGACGGTGCGGCCGGAATGCTTTCTCGGCGGCATCGAGGACTTCGAGTGGAGCCAGCGCAAGCCATATGACGAGTTCGATTACGGCTATGTGCTGACCGTGCACAAAGCGCAGGGCTCGCAATGGGACGATGTGGTCCTGTTTGACGAATCCTTCGCCTTCCAGGACAGCCGCACGCAATGGCTCTATACCGGGATCACGCGGGCGGCGAAGAAGCTGACGCTTGTGCTCGCCTAG
- a CDS encoding flagellar hook-basal body complex protein, whose amino-acid sequence MGIFGALSTAVTGMRAQSFALENVSGNIANSQTTAFKRQDTSFVDLIPENIPSKQLAGSVVANSRSTITVQGDIQSASIGTFMAINGDGFFVVQKPDNFVDNNPVFAGVENYTRRGDFQVDKNGYLVNGAGYYLMGIPVDSTTGNLVGSVPTLLQFQNDFLPAQPTTQIEYRANLARTPHTADYDEDVVGSEVLNPAAFQANPVAGPPQPARILGSGATILLDAAATLTGSTALPATLSAGAAGTLTINGTNVNFAAGDTPADIELAIDTAMGGAAIPIDASIVGGRLVLTTTGGAAADTNITIGGTPPAQLLTELGISIGTTNATNILTQNMAAQGQTLDITIGGNPTYTITFGTGGGEVSTLAELATALGAMPPLYGTASVGAGGNITINAGNMTDVITIGGTVSPQNFGIQTLTGLPSNGTVVGNDLSTFIDNSIGGGAITAYDISGSPVNIQLRWAKVDSASTGGTDTWNLFYQESSTATGTDVAWRNAGVNYTFGANGQMNPLIATLALNNVTVDGISLGNVQVVHGAGGITQFSDANGTVKVNLLTQNGYAAGELQTVAVSDKGRVVGSYSNGRTIDLAEITLADFNGANFLKRIDGGAFEVTDESGAPTYGASGKIVGSSLEGSNTDIADEFTKLIVTQQAYSSNTRVITTANQMVQDLLNMLR is encoded by the coding sequence ATGGGTATCTTCGGCGCTCTCAGCACCGCCGTCACCGGCATGCGCGCACAATCTTTCGCGCTCGAGAACGTGTCCGGCAACATCGCGAACTCGCAGACGACCGCGTTCAAGCGCCAGGACACCAGCTTCGTCGACCTCATTCCTGAAAACATCCCCTCCAAACAGCTCGCCGGTTCGGTGGTGGCGAATTCCCGCTCGACCATCACGGTGCAGGGCGACATCCAGAGCGCCTCAATCGGCACCTTCATGGCGATCAACGGCGACGGCTTCTTCGTGGTGCAGAAGCCGGACAATTTCGTCGACAACAATCCGGTCTTTGCCGGCGTCGAGAACTACACCCGCCGCGGCGACTTCCAGGTCGACAAGAACGGCTATCTGGTCAACGGCGCCGGCTATTATCTGATGGGCATCCCCGTCGACTCCACGACCGGCAATCTCGTCGGCAGCGTGCCGACGCTCCTGCAATTCCAGAACGACTTCCTGCCGGCGCAGCCCACGACCCAGATCGAATATCGCGCGAACCTGGCGCGCACGCCGCATACGGCGGACTACGATGAAGACGTGGTCGGCTCCGAGGTGCTCAATCCTGCGGCGTTTCAGGCGAACCCGGTTGCGGGTCCGCCGCAGCCCGCGCGCATTCTCGGCTCCGGCGCCACCATCCTGCTTGACGCAGCTGCGACGTTGACGGGATCCACCGCATTGCCGGCCACCCTCAGTGCGGGTGCCGCCGGCACCCTGACGATCAATGGCACCAACGTCAACTTCGCAGCCGGCGATACGCCGGCCGATATTGAATTGGCGATTGATACTGCCATGGGCGGCGCGGCGATCCCGATTGATGCGTCGATTGTCGGCGGCAGGCTGGTCCTCACCACGACCGGCGGCGCCGCAGCGGATACCAACATCACCATCGGCGGCACGCCGCCGGCGCAGCTTCTGACCGAACTCGGCATTTCGATCGGCACCACCAACGCCACCAATATCCTGACTCAGAATATGGCGGCGCAAGGTCAGACTTTGGACATCACCATCGGAGGCAACCCGACCTACACCATCACATTTGGCACCGGCGGTGGCGAAGTATCGACACTCGCTGAACTGGCCACTGCGCTCGGCGCCATGCCACCACTTTATGGCACCGCCTCGGTGGGCGCCGGCGGCAATATCACGATCAACGCCGGCAACATGACCGATGTCATCACCATCGGCGGTACCGTCAGCCCGCAGAATTTCGGCATCCAGACGCTGACCGGACTGCCGTCCAACGGCACGGTGGTCGGCAATGACTTGTCGACCTTCATCGATAATTCGATCGGCGGCGGCGCGATCACCGCCTATGACATTTCCGGCTCGCCCGTAAACATCCAGCTGCGCTGGGCCAAGGTGGACAGCGCCTCGACCGGCGGCACCGATACCTGGAACCTGTTCTATCAAGAAAGTTCAACAGCGACGGGCACCGATGTGGCGTGGCGCAATGCGGGCGTGAACTACACATTCGGCGCCAATGGCCAAATGAATCCGCTGATCGCCACGCTTGCGCTCAACAACGTCACGGTCGACGGCATCAGCCTCGGCAACGTCCAGGTTGTGCACGGCGCCGGCGGCATCACGCAATTCTCCGACGCCAACGGCACCGTCAAGGTCAACCTGCTGACGCAGAACGGCTACGCCGCCGGCGAGTTGCAGACGGTTGCGGTGAGCGACAAGGGCCGCGTGGTCGGCAGCTACTCAAACGGCCGCACCATCGACCTGGCCGAAATCACGCTCGCTGACTTCAACGGCGCGAATTTCCTCAAGCGCATCGATGGCGGCGCCTTCGAGGTGACCGACGAATCCGGCGCGCCGACCTATGGCGCCTCCGGCAAGATCGTCGGCTCCTCGCTGGAAGGCTCCAACACCGACATCGCCGACGAATTCACCAAGCTGATCGTGACGCAGCAGGCCTATTCGTCAAATACCCGCGTCATCACTACAGCGAACCAGATGGTCCAGGACCTTCTGAACATGCTGCGCTGA
- the msrA gene encoding peptide-methionine (S)-S-oxide reductase MsrA — MRRWTSILVFAAVAVTGAAAAAQSDSPKTAKATFAGGCFWCVEADFDKVDGVISTMSGYIGGKVANPTYQQVSRGGTGHAEAVEIVFDAGKVSYEKLLDVFWHNIDPFAKDRQFCDTGDMYRTAIFVHDAAQLKLAEKSKKELEASGKFSLLIQTEIVLATKFYPAEDYHQDFYLKNPAKYKFYRWNCGRDQRLEQIWGKATH, encoded by the coding sequence ATGCGTCGATGGACTTCCATTCTGGTGTTCGCGGCCGTGGCTGTGACCGGCGCCGCCGCCGCGGCGCAATCCGATTCTCCGAAGACCGCTAAAGCTACCTTCGCCGGCGGCTGCTTCTGGTGTGTTGAGGCCGATTTCGACAAGGTCGACGGCGTGATCTCCACCATGTCGGGCTATATCGGCGGCAAGGTAGCGAACCCGACCTATCAGCAGGTGTCGCGCGGCGGCACCGGTCATGCGGAAGCGGTCGAGATCGTCTTTGATGCGGGCAAGGTCTCTTACGAGAAACTGCTCGACGTCTTCTGGCACAATATCGATCCCTTCGCCAAGGATCGGCAATTCTGCGATACCGGCGACATGTATCGCACGGCGATTTTCGTGCATGACGCGGCGCAATTGAAGCTTGCCGAAAAATCGAAGAAAGAGTTGGAAGCTTCGGGGAAATTCAGCCTGCTGATCCAGACCGAGATCGTGCTGGCGACGAAATTCTATCCGGCTGAGGATTATCACCAGGACTTCTATCTGAAGAATCCGGCCAAATATAAATTCTACCGCTGGAATTGCGGACGCGATCAGCGACTCGAGCAGATTTGGGGCAAGGCGACGCACTGA
- a CDS encoding histidine phosphatase family protein, translating into MLLRHAKSDRSQNGQRDHDRDLAARGRAAAPQIGAYLAERALVPDCVLVSTARRTRETWKLVAAALPGAPKARFDERIYEADPDDILDAIRATPASCQCLLVIGHNPGLQELALLLASDGSQNDLHSLAEKFPTAGLAVFDVPIDDWADLRSHTGRLDSFITPRALSEKI; encoded by the coding sequence ATGCTGCTTCGCCATGCAAAATCCGACCGATCGCAGAACGGCCAACGCGACCATGACCGCGATCTCGCCGCGCGTGGGCGGGCGGCAGCGCCGCAAATTGGCGCCTATCTGGCGGAGCGCGCCCTGGTCCCCGATTGTGTTCTGGTCTCGACGGCACGGCGGACACGAGAGACTTGGAAGCTTGTGGCGGCCGCCCTGCCCGGAGCTCCGAAAGCCCGTTTCGATGAGCGCATCTATGAGGCGGACCCGGACGACATCCTGGACGCGATCCGCGCGACGCCGGCATCGTGCCAATGCCTGCTGGTGATCGGTCACAATCCCGGGCTGCAGGAACTGGCTTTGCTGCTGGCCAGCGATGGAAGCCAGAACGATCTCCACAGCCTGGCCGAAAAATTTCCGACCGCCGGCCTTGCCGTCTTCGATGTGCCGATCGACGACTGGGCCGATCTGCGCAGCCATACCGGCCGCCTCGATTCTTTCATCACGCCCCGCGCGCTCAGCGAAAAGATCTGA
- the msrB gene encoding peptide-methionine (R)-S-oxide reductase MsrB produces the protein MQTRRKAAMLLAGAGAAVLGARWLSGDARAEKTKSFEIAKSADEWKKLLTAPQYYVLREHGTERPGTSALNQEKRKGVYSCAGCDLPLFSSATKYESGTGWPSFYDVLPEAVGTQVDRSLFMTRTEVHCRRCGGHLGHVFDDGPRPTGLRYCMNGVALKFKPDRAA, from the coding sequence ATGCAGACCAGACGCAAAGCCGCAATGCTGTTAGCCGGTGCCGGTGCGGCCGTTCTGGGCGCCCGCTGGCTGAGCGGTGACGCTCGGGCGGAAAAGACGAAGTCGTTCGAGATCGCCAAATCGGCGGATGAATGGAAGAAGCTGCTCACGGCTCCACAATACTATGTGCTGCGCGAGCACGGCACCGAACGGCCGGGAACAAGTGCGCTGAATCAGGAAAAGCGCAAAGGGGTGTATTCGTGCGCCGGCTGCGACCTGCCGCTGTTCTCCTCCGCGACGAAATATGAAAGTGGCACGGGATGGCCAAGCTTCTACGATGTGCTGCCCGAGGCGGTCGGCACTCAAGTCGACCGCTCGCTGTTCATGACCCGCACCGAAGTGCATTGCCGTCGCTGCGGTGGCCATCTCGGCCATGTGTTCGACGACGGACCGAGGCCGACCGGGCTACGCTATTGCATGAACGGCGTGGCGCTGAAGTTTAAGCCCGACCGGGCGGCCTGA
- a CDS encoding MoxR family ATPase, translating to MRFEGTKGYVATDDLKVAVNAAVALERPLLVKGEPGTGKTVLALEIAKAIGAPLIEWHVKSTTKAQQGLYEYDAVSRLRDSQLGDERVKDIRNYIKRGKLWDSFVSDERPVLLIDEIDKADIEFPNDLLQELDRMEFFVYETGETVKARRRPIVVITSNNEKELPDAFLRRCFFHYIRFPDADTMRAIVDVHFPGIKQRLVAEALKLFYEIRDVPGLKKKPSTSELLDWLKLLMVEDIGPDTLRERDPKKLIPPLHGALLKNEQDVHLFERLAFMARRDGR from the coding sequence ATGCGTTTTGAAGGCACCAAAGGCTATGTGGCAACCGACGATCTGAAGGTTGCAGTGAATGCCGCAGTGGCGCTGGAACGGCCGCTGCTGGTGAAGGGTGAGCCCGGCACGGGAAAGACCGTGCTGGCACTGGAAATCGCCAAGGCGATCGGCGCGCCGCTGATCGAGTGGCATGTGAAATCCACCACCAAGGCGCAACAGGGCCTCTATGAATATGACGCGGTGTCGCGCCTGCGCGACAGCCAGCTCGGCGACGAGCGCGTGAAGGACATCCGCAATTACATCAAGCGCGGGAAATTGTGGGACTCGTTCGTCTCGGACGAACGACCGGTGCTGCTGATCGACGAGATCGACAAGGCCGATATCGAGTTCCCGAACGACCTGCTGCAGGAACTCGACCGGATGGAATTCTTCGTCTACGAGACCGGCGAGACCGTGAAGGCACGGCGCCGCCCGATCGTGGTCATCACCTCGAACAACGAGAAGGAGTTGCCCGACGCCTTCCTGCGCCGCTGCTTCTTCCACTATATCCGCTTTCCCGACGCCGACACCATGCGCGCCATCGTCGATGTGCATTTTCCCGGCATCAAGCAGCGGCTGGTCGCGGAAGCGCTGAAGCTGTTCTATGAAATCCGCGATGTGCCCGGCCTGAAGAAAAAGCCGTCGACCTCCGAACTGCTCGACTGGCTCAAGCTATTGATGGTCGAAGATATCGGGCCGGACACCCTGCGCGAGCGCGATCCGAAAAAGCTGATTCCGCCGCTGCATGGCGCGCTGCTTAAGAACGAGCAGGATGTGCATCTGTTCGAGCGGCTGGCGTTCATGGCCAGACGTGATGGGCGTTGA
- a CDS encoding ferritin-like domain-containing protein, whose product MGLFSADIKNMDDLFVHTLQDIYYAENQILKSLPDMIEKVSDKDLSKGLKSHLEETKNHVARLEQVFKLHGTQPQGVDCPAIDGIIEEADEIAGEVDDKEVLDAAIIAAAQAVEHYEITRYGTLVAWAHQLGRDDCATILQKTLEEEKAADKKLTSVAESKVNRKAAS is encoded by the coding sequence ATGGGCCTGTTTTCTGCCGACATCAAGAACATGGACGATCTCTTTGTCCACACGCTCCAGGACATTTATTACGCCGAGAACCAGATCCTGAAATCCCTGCCCGACATGATCGAGAAAGTTTCCGACAAGGATTTGTCGAAGGGCTTGAAAAGCCATCTCGAGGAAACAAAAAACCACGTCGCGCGCCTCGAACAGGTTTTCAAGCTGCATGGCACGCAGCCGCAGGGCGTGGATTGTCCGGCCATCGACGGCATCATCGAAGAAGCCGATGAGATTGCCGGCGAAGTCGACGATAAGGAAGTTCTCGATGCGGCGATCATCGCTGCGGCGCAGGCCGTCGAGCACTACGAAATCACGCGCTATGGAACGCTGGTCGCGTGGGCACATCAACTGGGCCGCGATGATTGCGCCACAATCCTGCAAAAGACGCTGGAGGAGGAAAAGGCCGCGGACAAGAAGCTGACCTCGGTCGCCGAGAGCAAAGTCAATCGCAAGGCGGCAAGCTGA
- a CDS encoding universal stress protein, translating to MFKTILVPVDLAEPELAKPAIDTACAMARASSGSVRLINVLPMTPVMLAEYVPPDFDVQQRKSAEEGLIALARDCGLGDKHVSTVVRQGGIYHEVIEEAKALPADLIVMTSHRPDMRSYFLGSNAGHMVRYATCSVLVLRN from the coding sequence GTGTTCAAGACGATTCTGGTCCCGGTCGATCTCGCCGAACCCGAACTTGCCAAGCCGGCCATTGACACCGCCTGCGCAATGGCGCGCGCCTCCTCCGGCTCGGTCAGGCTGATCAATGTCCTGCCGATGACCCCGGTGATGCTTGCAGAATATGTCCCCCCGGATTTCGACGTGCAGCAGCGCAAGTCGGCCGAAGAAGGACTGATCGCGCTGGCGCGCGATTGCGGTCTCGGCGACAAGCACGTGTCAACCGTCGTCCGCCAAGGCGGCATTTATCATGAGGTCATCGAAGAGGCGAAAGCACTTCCGGCGGATCTCATCGTGATGACGTCGCACCGGCCGGACATGCGCAGCTATTTTCTGGGCTCCAATGCCGGCCACATGGTGCGCTATGCGACCTGCTCGGTGCTGGTGCTGCGAAACTAG